From Leptospira fainei serovar Hurstbridge str. BUT 6, the proteins below share one genomic window:
- a CDS encoding aldose 1-epimerase: protein MLEFRTESSKFVTDGTHWLSWDWVHPKTSKQIEILAPWKTELAPFGAGSFLMFPWVNRHASSELILGGKKTELSGIVKDQSGYLIHGFVHSLARKALKVHPNGMGAEFRILTPESWDESVAAAIAIREEYTLQEVNFGTLLTVRTKFHNLKESSFRFAYGYHPYFRLDGDLDDWKIDLHLDKNLELDEHLLPYSPIVSNPIESITDGKIVVLDHLFYGKDPRIILENRREKYSITILSPPGEEGEIPLNYYQIYTPEDRKSIAIEPCSGPGNALLSGQGLIELKGYSELSGEFRIIVKAT from the coding sequence ATGCTCGAATTTCGAACAGAGAGTTCCAAGTTTGTCACGGATGGCACCCACTGGCTATCCTGGGATTGGGTCCATCCAAAGACTTCTAAGCAGATAGAAATTCTTGCACCTTGGAAAACGGAACTTGCCCCGTTCGGGGCCGGAAGTTTTTTGATGTTTCCCTGGGTAAACCGTCATGCGTCGTCCGAATTAATACTAGGCGGGAAGAAGACGGAACTTTCCGGAATCGTAAAGGATCAGAGCGGATATTTAATTCACGGTTTCGTTCATTCACTAGCTAGGAAAGCTTTGAAGGTTCATCCGAACGGAATGGGCGCAGAATTTCGTATTCTTACACCGGAAAGTTGGGATGAGAGTGTTGCCGCTGCTATTGCAATTCGGGAAGAATATACATTGCAAGAAGTTAATTTCGGAACATTGCTAACCGTTCGAACTAAATTTCATAATCTTAAAGAGAGTTCGTTTCGTTTCGCATACGGATACCATCCGTATTTCCGTTTGGATGGAGATCTGGATGACTGGAAAATTGATCTGCATCTAGATAAGAATTTGGAATTGGACGAACATCTACTTCCGTACAGTCCGATAGTTTCCAACCCGATCGAGTCCATTACCGACGGTAAGATCGTCGTGTTAGATCATCTTTTTTACGGAAAAGATCCCAGAATTATATTAGAAAATCGGAGGGAAAAATACTCGATCACGATTCTGAGTCCTCCTGGAGAGGAAGGAGAGATTCCGCTAAATTATTACCAAATTTACACTCCGGAGGATCGAAAATCCATTGCAATCGAACCATGTAGCGGTCCCGGCAATGCCTTGCTCTCCGGTCAAGGATTAATCGAACTGAAAGGTTATTCGGAATTGTCGGGAGAGTTTCGAATTATAGTCAAAGCTACGTGA